In Oryzihumus leptocrescens, the following are encoded in one genomic region:
- a CDS encoding aspartate carbamoyltransferase catalytic subunit, with protein MRHLLSMRDLDRDGVLSILDTAASMHDVQRREVKKLPTLRGRTVVNLFFEDSTRTRSSFEIAGKWLSADVINISGKGSSTSKGESLRDTVLTVAAMGVDGLVIRHGASGAAAQVSQWVDAVVVNAGDGTHEHPTQALLDAYTMRQRLGDLEGRHVAIVGDLTHSRVLRSNLICLRTLGARVTVVAPPTLMPSGIATWAATDGFETAYDLDEVLPHVDAVMMLRVQRERMSGGYFPTAREYTVGYGLTRERLARLPEHAVICHPGPMNRGLEIAADAADAAQSLILDQVSAGVAVRMSVLYHLLASSGAGTAEGSVA; from the coding sequence ATGAGGCACCTGCTGTCCATGCGCGACCTCGACCGCGATGGCGTGCTGTCCATCCTGGACACCGCCGCCTCGATGCACGACGTGCAGCGGCGCGAGGTCAAGAAGCTGCCCACCCTGCGCGGGCGCACGGTGGTCAACCTGTTCTTCGAGGACTCCACCCGCACCCGCTCCTCGTTCGAGATCGCGGGCAAGTGGCTCTCGGCCGACGTCATCAACATCTCCGGCAAGGGCTCCTCCACGAGCAAGGGCGAGTCGCTGCGCGACACCGTGCTCACCGTGGCCGCGATGGGGGTCGACGGCCTGGTCATCCGGCACGGGGCCAGCGGCGCCGCCGCGCAGGTCTCGCAGTGGGTCGACGCGGTGGTGGTCAACGCCGGCGACGGCACCCACGAGCACCCCACGCAGGCCCTGCTCGACGCCTACACGATGCGCCAGCGCCTCGGCGACCTCGAGGGCCGCCACGTCGCGATCGTCGGCGACCTGACCCACTCGCGGGTCCTGCGCAGCAACCTCATCTGCCTGCGCACCCTCGGCGCGCGGGTCACTGTCGTCGCCCCGCCGACCCTCATGCCCAGCGGCATCGCCACGTGGGCCGCCACGGACGGCTTCGAGACGGCCTACGACCTCGACGAGGTCCTGCCGCACGTCGACGCGGTGATGATGCTGCGGGTGCAGCGCGAGCGGATGAGCGGCGGCTACTTCCCGACGGCTCGGGAGTACACCGTCGGCTACGGCCTGACCCGGGAGCGCCTGGCCCGGCTGCCCGAGCACGCGGTCATCTGCCACCCCGGGCCGATGAACCGCGGCCTGGAGATCGCCGCCGACGCCGCCGACGCGGCCCAGTCCCTGATCCTCGACCAGGTGTCCGCCGGCGTGGCCGTGCGGATGTCGGTCCTGTACCACCTGCTGGCGTCCTCGGGTGCCGGCACCGCCGAAGGGAGCGTGGCGTGA
- the pyrR gene encoding bifunctional pyr operon transcriptional regulator/uracil phosphoribosyltransferase PyrR, producing MRPDFGVPPQAASADAAAPRVVMSEADVSRALRRIAHEILERNKGAQSLVVLGIPTRGVALARRLVKVMAEVEGREVPVGALDVTMYRDDLRRNPTRAVEHTDIPAPGIDGRTVVLVDDVLFSGRTVRAALDALSDLGRPQAVRLAVLVDRGHRDLPIRADFVGKNLPTSSAERVSVRLAEHDGADEVLISGGERR from the coding sequence ATGCGTCCTGACTTTGGCGTACCCCCGCAGGCCGCGTCCGCCGACGCCGCCGCCCCCCGAGTGGTCATGAGCGAGGCCGACGTCTCGCGGGCCCTGCGCCGCATCGCCCACGAGATCCTCGAGCGGAACAAGGGCGCGCAGTCCCTGGTCGTGCTCGGCATCCCCACGCGTGGCGTGGCCCTGGCCCGCCGCCTCGTGAAGGTCATGGCCGAGGTCGAGGGGCGCGAGGTCCCCGTCGGCGCGCTCGACGTGACGATGTACCGCGACGACCTGCGCCGCAACCCCACCCGCGCGGTGGAGCACACCGACATCCCGGCGCCCGGCATCGACGGGCGGACGGTGGTGCTCGTCGACGACGTGCTCTTCTCCGGCCGCACCGTCCGGGCCGCCCTGGACGCCCTCTCCGACCTGGGCCGGCCGCAGGCCGTGCGCCTCGCGGTGCTGGTCGACCGCGGGCATCGCGACCTGCCGATCCGCGCCGACTTCGTGGGCAAGAACCTGCCGACCTCCAGCGCCGAGCGGGTCAGCGTGCGCCTGGCCGAGCACGACGGCGCCGACGAGGTCCTGATCAGCGGAGGTGAGCGCCGATGA
- a CDS encoding helix-turn-helix domain-containing protein, producing the protein MASDFARVLGARLRSVRTQQGLSLQAVQDRSEGRFKAVVVGSWERGDRAVTVERLAELARFYGVALAALLPDGGGVPGAAPDTAYGLDLRALARLQGEPTQALERYAATLRSQRGEDSPELPLTEEDLRALASIHQVDTARMLQMLRGWGVLVDTPASRVSS; encoded by the coding sequence GTGGCGTCGGACTTCGCGCGGGTGCTGGGCGCACGGCTGCGGTCGGTGCGCACCCAGCAGGGGCTGTCGTTGCAGGCCGTGCAGGACCGGTCCGAGGGTCGGTTCAAGGCCGTCGTCGTGGGCTCCTGGGAGCGCGGCGACCGGGCGGTGACCGTCGAGCGGCTGGCCGAGCTCGCGCGGTTCTACGGGGTGGCCCTCGCCGCGCTGCTGCCCGACGGCGGCGGGGTGCCGGGTGCGGCGCCGGACACGGCATACGGGCTGGACCTGCGCGCCCTGGCCCGCCTGCAGGGCGAGCCGACGCAGGCGCTGGAGCGGTATGCCGCGACGCTGCGCTCCCAGCGCGGGGAGGACTCCCCCGAGCTGCCGCTGACCGAGGAGGACCTGCGCGCGCTGGCCTCGATCCACCAGGTCGACACCGCACGGATGCTGCAGATGCTGAGAGGCTGGGGCGTCCTGGTGGACACCCCAGCCTCCCGGGTCAGCAGCTGA
- the nusB gene encoding transcription antitermination factor NusB: MSARSKARKRALDILFEAEQRGVNVESLLAERLAHPGTEAPLNEYTVELVQGVVRKWVAINELLSTYSQGWTIERMPAVDRAILRIGAFEVLYADDVPDAVAISEAVALAKSLSTDDSPTFVNGLLARLAEVKPTLV; encoded by the coding sequence ATGTCCGCCCGCAGCAAGGCCCGCAAGCGCGCCCTCGACATCCTCTTCGAGGCCGAGCAGCGCGGGGTCAACGTCGAGTCCCTGCTCGCCGAGCGCCTCGCCCACCCCGGCACCGAGGCGCCCCTGAACGAGTACACCGTCGAGCTGGTGCAGGGCGTGGTGCGCAAGTGGGTGGCGATCAACGAGCTGCTCTCGACCTACAGCCAGGGCTGGACGATCGAGCGCATGCCCGCGGTCGACCGGGCCATCCTGCGGATCGGCGCGTTCGAGGTGCTCTACGCCGACGACGTGCCCGACGCGGTGGCGATCTCCGAGGCGGTCGCGCTGGCGAAGAGCCTGTCCACCGACGACTCGCCGACGTTCGTCAACGGGCTGCTCGCTCGGCTCGCGGAGGTCAAGCCGACGCTGGTCTGA
- the efp gene encoding elongation factor P yields the protein MASTNDLKNGMVLNIDGQLWSVVEFQHVKPGKGPAFVRTKLKAVLSGKVVDKTFNAGTKVETANVDKRDMQYLYKDGSDFVFMDGSTYDQIHVSEDIVGKSADFMLENQEAIVATHDGVPLYVELPASVVLEITYTEPGLQGDRSTGGTKPATLETGAQIAVPLFLETGTKVKVDTRDGSYLGRVN from the coding sequence GTGGCTTCGACCAACGACCTCAAGAACGGCATGGTGCTCAACATCGACGGACAGCTGTGGTCCGTCGTGGAGTTCCAGCACGTCAAGCCGGGCAAGGGCCCGGCCTTCGTGCGCACCAAGCTCAAGGCCGTGCTCTCCGGCAAGGTCGTCGACAAGACGTTCAACGCCGGCACCAAGGTCGAGACCGCCAACGTCGACAAGCGCGACATGCAGTACCTGTACAAGGACGGCAGCGACTTCGTCTTCATGGACGGCTCGACCTACGACCAGATCCACGTCTCCGAGGACATCGTGGGCAAGTCGGCCGACTTCATGCTGGAGAACCAGGAGGCGATCGTCGCCACCCACGACGGTGTGCCGCTCTACGTCGAGCTGCCGGCCTCTGTGGTCCTGGAGATCACCTACACCGAGCCGGGCCTGCAGGGCGACCGCTCCACCGGCGGCACCAAGCCGGCCACGCTGGAGACCGGCGCGCAGATCGCCGTCCCGCTCTTCCTCGAGACCGGCACCAAGGTCAAGGTGGACACCCGCGACGGGTCCTACCTCGGCCGCGTCAACTGA
- a CDS encoding aldo/keto reductase → MDTLTLNNDVAMPALGLGVFQTPPDETRAAVEAALRTGYRHIDTAAAYGNEREVGEAIHASGLARDDVFIETKIWISDYGYDATLHGFEKSAAKLGVEKVDLLILHQALPSAFDRTVEAYRALETLLDEGRVRAIGVSNFMVDHLTALLAKSTVVPAVNQIEVHPYFQQRQVQAFGAEHGILTQAWSPIGGITFYRDGSHGSTLEDPVIAGIADTHGRTAAQVMLRWHLQQGRSVIPKSTKPHRIAENFDVFDFVLSEDELAAVDGLDTGRRGGPEPTDITLEKFGRPVPEA, encoded by the coding sequence ATGGACACGCTCACCCTGAACAACGACGTCGCCATGCCCGCCCTCGGGCTGGGGGTGTTCCAGACCCCGCCCGACGAGACCCGGGCAGCCGTGGAGGCGGCGCTGCGCACCGGCTACCGGCACATCGACACCGCCGCGGCGTACGGCAACGAGCGCGAGGTCGGCGAGGCCATCCACGCCAGTGGGCTGGCCCGCGACGACGTCTTCATCGAGACGAAGATCTGGATCAGCGACTACGGCTACGACGCGACGCTGCACGGCTTCGAGAAGAGCGCAGCCAAGCTCGGCGTCGAGAAGGTCGACCTGCTGATCCTGCACCAGGCGCTGCCCTCGGCCTTCGACAGGACGGTGGAGGCCTACCGCGCGCTCGAGACGCTGCTCGACGAGGGCAGGGTGCGAGCCATCGGGGTCAGCAACTTCATGGTCGACCACCTCACCGCGCTGCTGGCGAAGTCGACGGTCGTGCCCGCGGTCAACCAGATCGAGGTCCATCCCTACTTCCAGCAGCGGCAGGTCCAGGCGTTCGGCGCCGAGCACGGCATCCTGACCCAGGCGTGGTCGCCCATCGGTGGCATCACCTTCTACCGCGACGGCAGCCACGGCAGCACCCTCGAGGACCCGGTGATCGCCGGGATCGCTGACACGCATGGCAGGACGGCTGCGCAGGTGATGCTGCGCTGGCACCTGCAGCAGGGCCGCTCAGTCATCCCGAAGTCGACCAAGCCGCACCGCATCGCCGAGAACTTCGACGTCTTCGACTTCGTGCTGAGCGAGGACGAGCTGGCCGCCGTGGACGGTCTCGACACCGGTCGGCGCGGCGGTCCGGAGCCGACCGACATCACCCTGGAGAAGTTCGGCCGTCCGGTTCCCGAAGCCTGA
- a CDS encoding GNAT family N-acetyltransferase: MSVPTLRTARLRLEPLDPGRHAAALQELYAAPEFAAHLASGAHATVQDKADYLRVFEDLPPGLGGWVAHLADGSADPGRVVGRFSLRPWRHAAPADPPEVGWFLAVDQWGRGLAAEGMRAVLRYAAWQLHLPSVLALVRHDNDRSRALAQRLGGMVTGQGSWYGPEPSLRYDIALPVVREGGPADRDAVIDLWQRAARRPDGTPAPFIDEEIAEGKLAHGIRRLAHVGDTLVGMAIGQQAVQGVGVGDEPPVPGLLHVSLVATDPAREGWGIGSALVADVLDRGRAQGFDRAQLWVLEDNPRARGIYERFGFSVTPAHTRVDEVGERVLRYERRL, from the coding sequence GTGAGCGTCCCGACGCTGCGCACGGCCCGGCTGCGGCTGGAGCCGCTCGACCCGGGCCGGCACGCAGCCGCCCTGCAGGAGCTGTATGCCGCACCGGAGTTCGCCGCCCACCTCGCCTCGGGGGCGCACGCCACGGTGCAGGACAAGGCCGACTACCTCCGGGTGTTCGAGGACCTTCCCCCGGGGCTCGGCGGCTGGGTCGCACACCTGGCCGACGGCTCCGCCGACCCCGGCCGGGTGGTCGGCCGGTTCTCCCTGCGCCCGTGGAGGCACGCAGCCCCCGCCGACCCGCCCGAGGTGGGCTGGTTCCTGGCCGTCGACCAGTGGGGCCGTGGGCTCGCCGCCGAGGGCATGCGCGCGGTGCTGCGGTATGCCGCGTGGCAGCTGCACCTGCCGTCGGTCTTGGCCCTGGTCCGGCACGACAACGACCGCAGCCGCGCCCTGGCGCAGCGCCTCGGTGGCATGGTGACCGGGCAGGGCAGCTGGTACGGCCCGGAGCCGTCGCTGCGCTACGACATCGCCCTGCCGGTGGTGCGTGAGGGCGGGCCGGCGGACCGCGACGCGGTCATCGACCTGTGGCAGCGCGCCGCCCGGCGTCCCGACGGGACCCCGGCGCCGTTCATCGACGAGGAGATCGCCGAGGGCAAGCTCGCGCACGGCATCCGCCGGCTGGCCCACGTCGGCGACACCCTGGTCGGCATGGCCATCGGCCAGCAGGCAGTGCAGGGCGTCGGCGTCGGCGACGAGCCGCCCGTGCCCGGCCTGCTGCACGTCTCCCTCGTCGCCACGGACCCCGCCCGCGAGGGATGGGGCATCGGCTCCGCCCTGGTCGCCGACGTCCTCGACCGCGGCCGGGCGCAGGGCTTCGACCGCGCGCAGCTGTGGGTGCTCGAGGACAACCCGCGGGCCCGCGGGATCTACGAGCGGTTCGGCTTCTCCGTCACGCCGGCGCACACCCGCGTCGACGAGGTGGGGGAGCGGGTGCTGCGTTACGAGCGCCGGCTCTGA
- the aroQ gene encoding type II 3-dehydroquinate dehydratase, which yields MTSRVLVLNGPNLNRLGTREPEVYGSESLADVEHAVRALGAELGLEVDFRQTNDESQLVGWVHEAVDAGLDVVLNPAAFTHYSYALRDACALITSAGRRLVEVHLSNPAAREEFRHTSVVAGVATGTVAGFGTGSYLLALHALAR from the coding sequence ATGACCTCTCGCGTGCTCGTGCTGAACGGCCCCAACCTCAACCGCCTGGGCACCCGTGAGCCGGAGGTCTATGGCAGCGAGTCCCTCGCCGACGTCGAGCACGCGGTGCGCGCCCTGGGGGCCGAGCTCGGCCTCGAGGTCGACTTCCGCCAGACCAACGACGAGTCGCAGCTGGTCGGCTGGGTGCACGAGGCCGTGGACGCGGGGTTGGACGTGGTGCTCAACCCGGCGGCGTTCACCCACTACTCCTATGCGCTGCGCGACGCCTGTGCCCTCATCACCTCCGCCGGCCGGCGCCTCGTCGAGGTCCACCTGTCCAACCCGGCGGCGCGCGAGGAGTTCCGGCACACCTCGGTGGTGGCGGGCGTGGCCACGGGGACGGTCGCCGGGTTCGGCACGGGGTCCTACCTGCTCGCGCTCCACGCCCTGGCCCGGTGA
- the aroB gene encoding 3-dehydroquinate synthase, giving the protein MTEPTRISVGGDYDVVIGTGLLAELPGLLGEGVERVLVIHPRALRATGEAVRDDLAAEGFSAFVAEVPDAEEAKSAEVAAFLWGVLGQAGFTRSDAVVAVGGGTVTDLAGFVAATWLRGVKVVHVPTTLLGMVDAAVGGKTGINTAEGKNLVGAFHPPAGVLCDLATLTTLPKHDFVAGMAEVVKCGFIADPRILELVEADPQAATHAEGAPVRELIERAVSVKAGVVAQDLRESSLREILNYGHTFGHAIEQVERYSWRHGAAVSVGMVYVAELARLAGRLDDAVVDRHRAVLRSLGLPTAYRGDRWPRLLEAMKRDKKSRGSMLRFVILDDVGRPTRLEGPDPALLQAAYAEVSEDTVPRGISLG; this is encoded by the coding sequence GTGACCGAGCCGACCCGGATCAGCGTGGGCGGGGACTACGACGTCGTCATCGGCACCGGCCTGCTGGCCGAGCTGCCCGGCCTGCTCGGTGAGGGCGTCGAGCGGGTGCTGGTCATCCACCCACGAGCGCTGCGCGCCACCGGCGAAGCCGTGCGCGACGACCTTGCAGCAGAAGGGTTCTCGGCGTTCGTGGCCGAGGTGCCCGACGCCGAGGAGGCCAAGTCCGCCGAGGTGGCGGCGTTCCTCTGGGGCGTCTTGGGGCAGGCCGGCTTCACCCGGTCCGACGCGGTCGTGGCCGTCGGTGGCGGCACGGTCACCGACCTGGCCGGCTTCGTCGCGGCCACCTGGCTGCGCGGGGTCAAGGTCGTGCACGTGCCGACCACGCTGCTGGGGATGGTCGACGCCGCGGTCGGTGGCAAGACCGGCATCAACACTGCCGAGGGCAAGAACCTCGTCGGGGCGTTCCACCCGCCGGCGGGGGTGCTGTGCGACCTGGCCACCCTGACCACGCTGCCGAAGCACGACTTCGTGGCCGGCATGGCCGAGGTGGTCAAGTGCGGCTTCATCGCCGACCCCCGCATCCTCGAGCTGGTCGAGGCCGACCCGCAGGCGGCGACCCACGCCGAGGGTGCGCCGGTGCGCGAGCTCATCGAGCGGGCGGTGTCGGTCAAGGCGGGCGTCGTCGCGCAGGACCTGCGCGAGTCCTCACTGCGGGAGATCCTCAACTACGGGCACACCTTCGGCCACGCCATCGAGCAGGTGGAGCGCTACTCCTGGCGCCACGGCGCGGCGGTCAGCGTGGGCATGGTCTACGTCGCCGAGCTGGCCCGGCTGGCGGGTCGGCTGGACGACGCCGTGGTCGACCGGCACCGTGCGGTGCTGCGCAGCCTCGGGCTGCCGACGGCCTACCGTGGCGACCGCTGGCCCCGCCTGCTCGAGGCGATGAAGCGGGACAAGAAGAGCCGCGGCTCGATGCTGCGGTTCGTCATCCTGGACGACGTGGGCCGGCCGACCCGGCTGGAGGGCCCCGACCCGGCGCTGCTGCAGGCGGCCTACGCCGAGGTCAGCGAGGACACCGTGCCCCGCGGCATCTCCCTGGGCTGA
- a CDS encoding shikimate kinase, which produces MPSASAADGPATRPVAVLIGPPGSGKTVVGRALAELLGVALRDTDEAVEQAQQRSISDIFVEDGEARFRELERQEVAASLATHTGVLSLGGGAVMEPATAEALAGHTVVFLQVGIADAAKRVGFDRSRPLLMMNPRAQWVRLMDARRPTYERLATLRVDTAGRTPQDIAAEIAEALGEQQ; this is translated from the coding sequence ATGCCGTCCGCCTCCGCCGCGGACGGGCCCGCCACGCGCCCGGTCGCCGTGCTCATCGGCCCGCCCGGGTCCGGCAAGACCGTCGTCGGCCGCGCCCTCGCCGAGCTGCTCGGCGTCGCCCTGCGCGACACCGACGAGGCGGTCGAGCAGGCGCAGCAGCGCAGCATCTCCGACATCTTCGTCGAGGACGGCGAGGCCCGGTTCCGCGAGCTCGAGCGCCAGGAGGTGGCGGCCTCGCTGGCCACCCACACCGGCGTGCTGTCCCTGGGCGGGGGAGCGGTCATGGAACCGGCGACCGCGGAGGCGCTGGCCGGGCACACGGTGGTCTTCCTCCAGGTCGGCATCGCCGATGCCGCCAAGCGGGTCGGCTTCGACCGCAGCCGGCCGCTGCTGATGATGAACCCGCGTGCGCAGTGGGTGCGGCTCATGGACGCCCGCCGCCCGACCTACGAGCGGCTGGCCACCCTGCGCGTCGACACCGCTGGTCGCACGCCGCAGGACATCGCCGCCGAGATCGCCGAAGCCCTGGGGGAGCAGCAGTGA
- the aroC gene encoding chorismate synthase, which produces MLRWLTAGESHGPALVAVLEGLPAGVEVTTGDVAAALARRRLGYGRGARMKFEQDAVEFLGGLRHGITLGSPIAIRVGNSEWPKWQTVMSPDPVDAEALAASDDVGAPQEVGRNKPLTRPRPGHADLVGMQKYGFDDARPVLERASARETAARVALGAVAARFLQQAYGIRLVAHTVAIGSAGVADDAAVPTPDDVAALDASPVRSLDLPGTTAMIAEIEAAKKDGDTLGGVVEVLAYGLPPGLGSHVHWDRRLDAQLAGALMGIQAIKGVEVGDGFRTAGRRGSAAHDEMERDDTGAIRRRTGRAGGTEGGMSTGEVLRVRAAMKPISTVPRALDTVDVASDEPATAIHQRSDVCAVPAAGVVAEAMVALVLAQACVEKFGGDSVAETARNHAGYLASIPEGMRSW; this is translated from the coding sequence ATGCTGCGTTGGTTGACTGCCGGTGAGTCCCACGGCCCTGCCCTCGTCGCGGTCCTGGAGGGGCTACCGGCGGGCGTGGAGGTGACCACGGGGGACGTCGCGGCAGCCCTGGCCCGACGCCGCCTCGGCTACGGCCGCGGCGCCCGGATGAAGTTCGAGCAGGACGCGGTGGAGTTCCTCGGCGGCCTGCGCCACGGCATCACCCTCGGCTCGCCCATCGCGATCCGGGTCGGCAACTCCGAGTGGCCCAAGTGGCAGACCGTGATGAGCCCGGACCCGGTCGACGCCGAGGCCCTCGCCGCGTCGGACGACGTGGGCGCCCCGCAGGAGGTCGGCCGCAACAAGCCGCTGACCCGCCCGCGCCCCGGCCACGCCGACCTGGTCGGCATGCAGAAGTACGGCTTCGACGACGCCCGACCGGTGCTGGAGCGCGCGTCCGCCCGGGAGACCGCGGCCCGGGTCGCCCTCGGTGCGGTGGCCGCCCGGTTCCTCCAGCAGGCCTACGGCATCCGCCTGGTCGCGCACACGGTGGCCATCGGCTCCGCCGGGGTCGCCGACGACGCGGCGGTGCCGACCCCCGACGACGTGGCCGCGCTCGACGCCAGCCCGGTGCGCAGCCTCGACCTGCCCGGCACGACCGCGATGATCGCCGAGATCGAGGCCGCCAAGAAGGACGGCGACACCCTCGGCGGCGTCGTGGAGGTCCTCGCCTACGGTCTGCCGCCGGGCCTGGGCTCCCACGTGCACTGGGACCGGCGGCTCGACGCCCAGCTCGCCGGTGCGCTCATGGGCATCCAGGCGATCAAGGGAGTCGAGGTGGGCGACGGCTTCCGCACCGCGGGCCGCCGCGGCTCGGCCGCCCACGACGAGATGGAGCGCGACGACACCGGCGCCATCCGCCGGCGCACCGGCCGGGCCGGTGGCACCGAGGGCGGCATGTCCACGGGCGAGGTCCTGCGCGTGCGCGCGGCGATGAAGCCGATCAGCACCGTCCCGCGCGCCCTCGACACGGTCGACGTGGCCAGCGACGAGCCGGCGACCGCGATCCACCAGCGCTCCGACGTGTGCGCCGTGCCCGCGGCCGGGGTGGTCGCCGAGGCGATGGTCGCGCTCGTGCTCGCCCAGGCGTGCGTCGAGAAGTTCGGCGGCGACAGCGTCGCCGAGACCGCCCGCAACCACGCCGGCTACCTGGCGTCGATCCCCGAGGGGATGCGCTCGTGGTGA
- a CDS encoding prepilin peptidase — translation MTVAGTAPWWLVAVVAVAGAAVGEVAARRLATGGYRREDEQHLPVPPHRWWVPVLVALVWGSLAWRFGAVGHLTVLPAYLYLGVLGVLLAAIDADVHRLPDALVLPSYPVALVLLAAASWGTGDWWSLVRAAMAGAALWLAYLVLALLSPGGLGFGDVKLAGVLGMYLGWLGWGPVVLATLAAFLLGGLAGVVLLVARRVTRHSHIAFGPAMLAGAWLVVCVPVQLLTGSPTG, via the coding sequence GTGACGGTCGCCGGCACGGCACCCTGGTGGCTCGTCGCCGTCGTGGCCGTGGCCGGCGCCGCCGTCGGTGAGGTCGCTGCCCGCCGGCTCGCGACCGGCGGCTACCGTCGCGAGGACGAGCAGCACCTGCCCGTGCCGCCGCACCGGTGGTGGGTGCCGGTCCTGGTCGCGCTGGTGTGGGGGAGCCTGGCCTGGCGCTTCGGTGCCGTCGGGCACCTGACCGTGCTGCCGGCATACCTGTATCTCGGGGTGCTCGGGGTGCTGCTGGCCGCGATCGACGCCGACGTGCACCGGCTCCCCGACGCGCTGGTGCTGCCCTCCTACCCGGTGGCGCTGGTGCTCCTCGCCGCGGCGTCCTGGGGCACCGGCGACTGGTGGTCGCTGGTGCGGGCCGCGATGGCCGGGGCGGCGCTGTGGCTGGCCTACCTCGTCCTCGCTCTCCTCTCGCCCGGCGGCCTCGGCTTCGGCGACGTCAAGCTGGCCGGGGTCCTCGGGATGTACCTCGGCTGGCTCGGCTGGGGGCCGGTGGTCCTGGCCACCCTGGCCGCGTTCCTGCTCGGCGGCCTCGCCGGCGTGGTGCTGCTGGTCGCGCGACGGGTGACCCGTCACTCCCACATCGCCTTCGGGCCGGCCATGCTCGCCGGCGCCTGGCTCGTCGTGTGCGTGCCGGTCCAGCTCCTGACCGGGTCGCCGACGGGCTGA
- a CDS encoding shikimate dehydrogenase — protein sequence MVQRAPGQVLSRSGHLAAVLGSPVVHSLSPALHNAAYRALRLDSWRYCAHEVRESALVDFVSGLGPEWAGLSLTMPLKEVAFRVADEVSPLAREVGAVNTLVRLPGDGWAAHNTDVHGVEQALAGAGLTTLEEAVVLGSGATARSVLAALARLGARRVTFAVRDRARPETLAHAERAGVEVQVRPLSDVARLATATPLVVSTLPGGAGEQVAADLAAAVPPGSWPGTAAGSGPVLFDVVYVGWPTPLARTFSGRGSVVVSGFEMLVHQAGAQVELMTGLEPPLEVMRAAGLAELARQ from the coding sequence GTGGTGCAGCGCGCACCCGGGCAAGTGCTGAGCAGGTCCGGACACCTCGCGGCCGTCCTGGGGTCGCCGGTGGTGCACTCGCTCTCGCCCGCCCTGCACAACGCGGCGTACCGCGCGCTGCGGCTGGACTCCTGGCGCTACTGCGCCCACGAGGTCCGCGAGTCCGCGCTGGTGGACTTCGTCAGCGGCCTCGGGCCGGAGTGGGCGGGGCTGTCGCTGACGATGCCGCTCAAGGAGGTGGCCTTCCGGGTCGCCGACGAGGTGTCGCCGCTGGCCCGGGAGGTCGGGGCGGTCAACACGCTGGTGCGCCTGCCCGGTGACGGCTGGGCGGCCCACAACACCGACGTCCACGGTGTCGAGCAGGCCCTGGCCGGGGCCGGGCTCACCACCCTCGAGGAGGCCGTGGTCCTGGGCTCCGGGGCCACCGCCCGCTCGGTGCTGGCCGCACTGGCCCGGCTGGGCGCCCGCCGGGTGACCTTCGCCGTGCGGGACCGGGCGCGGCCCGAGACGCTGGCGCACGCGGAGCGGGCCGGGGTCGAGGTGCAGGTCCGCCCCCTGTCCGACGTCGCCCGCCTGGCCACGGCCACGCCGCTGGTGGTGAGCACCCTGCCCGGCGGGGCGGGGGAGCAGGTCGCCGCCGACCTCGCCGCCGCGGTCCCCCCGGGCAGCTGGCCCGGAACCGCTGCGGGGAGCGGGCCGGTCCTGTTTGATGTGGTCTACGTGGGCTGGCCCACGCCGCTCGCGCGGACGTTCTCGGGCAGGGGGTCGGTCGTCGTGTCGGGCTTCGAGATGCTGGTGCACCAGGCGGGTGCCCAGGTCGAGCTGATGACCGGCCTGGAGCCGCCGCTGGAGGTCATGCGCGCCGCCGGCCTGGCCGAGCTGGCCCGGCAGTGA